One window from the genome of Streptomyces sp. NBC_00287 encodes:
- the amiA gene encoding streptamidine family RiPP, whose translation MENEQIFNPIADQGQLAHASATHSNALVENPFEDTEE comes from the coding sequence ATGGAAAACGAGCAGATCTTCAACCCCATCGCCGACCAGGGCCAGCTGGCCCACGCCTCGGCCACCCACTCCAACGCGCTCGTCGAGAACCCGTTCGAGGACACCGAGGAGTAA
- a CDS encoding CocE/NonD family hydrolase produces MTPFTVAVEGLAADVHLPDGDGPFPAVLIRTPYDRRRHRAELCGWARRGFAALAQDVRGRHASPGEWHPYENESADGAATARWIRRQPWSDGRLVAVGASYAAHCALALALDAPAEDRPDAVIAAVPALGTVDTAREPSGVERLLARAGWWAAHGDRPDSDESALDKALAADPGLLTHLPLTGLPERLGRSLPSWPDVWRHHERGRLAAKAQHAGMPLLAVGGHHDHFTEDTVALWRGWGGTSARLLLGPWGHGLVGEPGPDAEPAHRVGLGELYVRWARRALAGDLGPGRRGAVGLGGSPLWVRADTEGELGTQRVRLLHGSSFTADPERPMSSEDLAVPTDGTPDRCLLVTPPLPRPLDVVGPVEVRLRATAHTPSADWAVRLVAVTPTGVAERLAVGVVRREEPSGEFTVGLGRLARRLLAGTRLRLEIAGHHFPAHARNPHTGDDPVTATRLLPSRREVDAGSVALRLPVLRSRPTPTDPAEEILR; encoded by the coding sequence ATGACGCCGTTCACCGTAGCTGTGGAGGGGCTCGCCGCCGACGTCCACCTCCCGGACGGCGACGGCCCCTTCCCGGCCGTCCTCATCCGCACGCCCTACGACCGCCGACGGCACCGCGCCGAACTGTGCGGCTGGGCCCGCCGCGGGTTCGCCGCGCTGGCCCAGGACGTACGGGGTCGGCACGCGTCGCCGGGGGAGTGGCACCCGTACGAGAACGAATCCGCTGATGGAGCGGCGACCGCCCGCTGGATCCGCCGACAGCCCTGGAGCGACGGTCGGTTGGTCGCCGTAGGTGCCTCCTACGCCGCCCACTGCGCCCTCGCCCTTGCGCTCGATGCGCCCGCGGAGGACCGGCCCGACGCCGTCATCGCTGCTGTACCCGCGCTGGGCACCGTAGATACTGCTCGTGAACCCTCGGGTGTGGAACGGCTGTTGGCCCGCGCCGGATGGTGGGCAGCCCACGGCGACCGGCCGGACTCCGACGAGAGCGCCCTGGACAAGGCCCTTGCGGCGGACCCCGGTCTGCTCACCCACCTGCCGCTGACCGGCCTCCCCGAGCGGCTCGGCCGGAGCCTGCCCTCATGGCCGGACGTGTGGCGGCACCACGAACGCGGCCGACTCGCCGCGAAGGCGCAGCACGCCGGAATGCCCCTGCTCGCCGTCGGCGGCCACCATGACCACTTCACCGAGGACACCGTCGCGTTGTGGCGCGGCTGGGGCGGTACCTCGGCGCGGCTGCTGCTGGGCCCGTGGGGGCACGGTCTCGTCGGCGAGCCCGGACCCGACGCCGAGCCCGCGCATAGGGTCGGCCTCGGCGAGCTCTACGTGCGCTGGGCCCGCCGCGCCCTCGCCGGGGACCTCGGCCCTGGGCGCCGTGGCGCGGTCGGGCTGGGCGGCAGTCCGTTGTGGGTGCGCGCCGACACCGAGGGAGAGCTGGGCACGCAGCGCGTACGGCTGCTGCACGGATCCTCCTTCACAGCCGATCCCGAACGCCCCATGTCCTCCGAGGACTTGGCCGTCCCCACGGACGGTACGCCCGACCGCTGTCTGCTGGTCACCCCGCCACTGCCGCGTCCGCTGGACGTGGTCGGGCCCGTGGAGGTGCGGCTGCGGGCCACCGCCCACACTCCGTCGGCCGACTGGGCCGTCCGGCTCGTCGCCGTCACGCCGACAGGGGTGGCAGAGCGGCTCGCCGTCGGTGTCGTCCGACGCGAGGAGCCATCAGGCGAGTTCACCGTAGGGCTCGGCAGGCTCGCGCGGCGGCTGCTCGCGGGCACCCGGCTCCGCCTGGAGATCGCCGGGCACCACTTCCCGGCCCACGCCCGCAACCCCCACACCGGCGACGACCCGGTCACGGCCACCCGGCTGCTTCCCTCCCGGCGCGAGGTCGACGCCGGGAGCGTGGCCCTCCGGCTGCCCGTGCTCAGGTCCCGTCCCACTCCCACCGATCCCGCAGAGGAGATCCTGCGATGA
- a CDS encoding FecCD family ABC transporter permease, producing MATGVRRSVTLAGRRQLLVLVALLVAASACALSLGTPYVPLHQLPGALLEGDTTLAGIVVTELRVPRLVLALVAGACLGAAGLVLQEALRNPLAVPEMLGVSSGAALGVAAPLVLAVSVPAAVQPLLAIGGATLGGGLTLLAAGLGRSPSAVLLTGAAVAAALQAALLVLMVMADQLDLQLIYRYLLGSLSARTWDDVTGLWPWLLVAVPALVLCAPVLSVLRLGDEDAEALGVRAQRARLAALAIAVVLIAPVTAVCGPVAWVGFLAPHLARWFNPGADAVRWLPWSAAWGAVVVAVSDVPARLALAPVETPVGAWTALLGVPAGVALLRSGNRRPKAGRRAVGTAVSSGASATHREKEVR from the coding sequence ATGGCAACGGGCGTACGACGGTCGGTGACCCTCGCGGGAAGACGGCAACTGCTCGTCCTGGTCGCCTTGTTGGTCGCCGCGTCCGCCTGCGCGCTGAGCCTCGGCACCCCCTACGTCCCCCTGCACCAGCTGCCCGGTGCGCTCCTGGAGGGGGACACCACACTCGCCGGGATCGTCGTCACCGAACTCCGCGTGCCCCGGCTGGTTTTGGCGCTCGTCGCCGGTGCGTGTCTGGGCGCGGCGGGGCTCGTGCTCCAGGAGGCGCTGCGCAATCCCCTGGCCGTCCCCGAGATGCTGGGCGTGTCCTCGGGCGCCGCGCTCGGGGTGGCCGCGCCTCTGGTGCTGGCGGTATCCGTGCCCGCCGCCGTCCAGCCCCTGCTGGCCATCGGCGGGGCCACGCTCGGCGGTGGACTCACGCTGCTCGCCGCCGGGTTGGGGCGCAGCCCGTCCGCCGTACTGCTGACCGGCGCCGCGGTCGCCGCCGCGCTGCAGGCCGCGCTGCTTGTGCTGATGGTGATGGCCGACCAGCTCGACCTCCAGCTGATCTACCGCTACCTGCTCGGTTCGCTCTCCGCCCGCACCTGGGACGATGTCACCGGGCTGTGGCCGTGGCTGCTCGTCGCGGTTCCCGCGCTCGTCCTGTGCGCGCCGGTGCTCTCGGTGCTGCGGCTGGGGGACGAGGACGCCGAGGCGCTCGGCGTGCGCGCCCAGCGGGCACGGCTGGCCGCGCTGGCCATCGCCGTCGTCCTGATTGCGCCGGTGACGGCCGTGTGCGGGCCGGTGGCATGGGTCGGGTTCCTCGCCCCGCACCTGGCCCGCTGGTTCAACCCCGGGGCGGACGCGGTGCGTTGGCTGCCCTGGTCGGCGGCCTGGGGTGCCGTCGTCGTGGCCGTGTCCGACGTTCCGGCCCGCCTCGCGCTGGCGCCGGTGGAGACGCCGGTCGGCGCGTGGACGGCCCTGCTCGGCGTGCCCGCCGGGGTCGCCCTGCTGCGGTCGGGCAACCGCAGGCCGAAGGCCGGGCGCCGGGCGGTGGGTACCGCGGTCTCTTCCGGAGCGTCCGCCACACACCGTGAGAAGGAGGTCCGGTGA
- a CDS encoding YcaO-like family protein, whose protein sequence is MTTLPLETLVDPVCGIVRAVKPVEHPAGAPPRYTALTAEIADARRLGLWPADRVSLGTTFGDPEGARIAAIAEGIERYCGNRVPPPGHPDAPLRATAAELAEKGLRLYGPDALPTYADWQYGREKFPYRPLTPDTPALWTRGTERLPGGDTAEVWAPVALTHLNWRQGELRSLPRTHHLNYAGIATGQGFDDAAERGLLEIIERDALELWWHLDGPTRGIDPAGVPGLADDLAGCALDVHLVEMPSEFAPCMAALVHDPRLGLYAAGFACKYDPAEAARKAVLEAVHTWVFTQGLTGPDGWVFQAVEAGLLARGLYLDHRADGRYLDVCGEQFEHVRDLGAHVQVWLDERMASEVRRFSEPAHGTVSIDAVEPGSRDRLERALHEGGHRIMTFDLTTEDVAETSLRVARVLVSGLLPNAPAAFGYFGCPRLAGAAIARGWRTTAPSGPEDFTLAPPPHM, encoded by the coding sequence ATGACGACGCTGCCGCTGGAAACTCTCGTCGACCCCGTCTGCGGCATCGTCCGCGCGGTCAAGCCCGTTGAGCACCCTGCGGGCGCACCGCCCCGCTACACCGCGCTCACCGCCGAGATAGCCGACGCCCGCCGGCTCGGTCTGTGGCCCGCCGACCGGGTGTCGCTCGGCACCACCTTCGGCGACCCCGAGGGTGCCCGAATAGCCGCGATAGCGGAGGGGATCGAGCGATACTGCGGCAACCGCGTGCCGCCGCCCGGCCACCCCGACGCCCCTCTGCGGGCCACGGCCGCCGAGCTGGCCGAGAAGGGGCTGCGGCTGTACGGTCCGGACGCGCTGCCGACGTACGCCGACTGGCAGTACGGCCGCGAGAAGTTCCCCTACCGCCCCCTCACCCCGGACACGCCCGCCCTCTGGACGCGCGGCACCGAACGGCTGCCCGGCGGAGACACCGCCGAGGTCTGGGCGCCCGTCGCACTCACCCACCTCAACTGGCGCCAGGGCGAGCTGCGTTCACTGCCTCGCACCCACCACCTCAACTACGCGGGGATCGCCACCGGACAGGGCTTCGACGACGCTGCCGAGCGCGGGCTCCTGGAGATCATCGAACGCGACGCCCTCGAACTGTGGTGGCACCTCGACGGCCCGACCCGCGGCATCGACCCGGCCGGCGTGCCCGGTCTCGCCGACGACCTCGCCGGATGCGCGCTCGACGTCCATCTCGTCGAGATGCCCTCGGAGTTCGCCCCCTGCATGGCCGCACTTGTCCACGATCCCCGACTCGGCCTGTACGCCGCCGGGTTCGCCTGCAAGTACGACCCGGCCGAGGCTGCCCGCAAGGCCGTCCTCGAAGCCGTCCACACCTGGGTCTTCACCCAAGGTCTCACCGGCCCCGACGGCTGGGTCTTCCAGGCGGTCGAGGCCGGGCTGCTCGCCCGTGGGCTGTACCTGGACCACCGTGCCGACGGCCGTTATCTCGACGTGTGCGGCGAACAGTTCGAGCACGTACGGGACTTGGGCGCGCATGTCCAGGTGTGGCTGGACGAGCGGATGGCGTCCGAGGTCCGGCGGTTCAGTGAGCCCGCGCATGGGACCGTGTCGATCGACGCGGTCGAGCCCGGCAGCCGGGACCGGCTGGAGCGCGCGCTCCACGAGGGCGGTCACCGCATCATGACGTTCGATCTCACCACCGAGGACGTGGCCGAGACGTCCCTGCGTGTCGCGCGGGTCCTCGTCTCCGGGCTCCTCCCCAACGCCCCTGCCGCATTCGGGTACTTCGGCTGCCCGCGCCTGGCCGGCGCCGCCATCGCGCGCGGCTGGCGTACGACCGCACCGAGCGGGCCGGAGGACTTCACGTTGGCTCCTCCGCCCCAC
- a CDS encoding FecCD family ABC transporter permease, with protein MAGRGISPAVVWDVLGGGGDTTERHILFQLRLPRLLVALGAGACLGVAGLVLQSALRNPLAGPEVTGVTPGAVLGAVAATGLGLAGWESPLAVVVAACVGGCAGAALLWLLTGRGRSDPAQIAVHGVLVSAVLGGLTAMVLLVAPGELGSVVQWLVGTTEGRVWEHWHLLWPWALAWGAVAWLLAGPLTLLRCGDELALAAGLSSGRARTLALLCAVALTAGAVAAVGALGFVGLLVPHVALALFGADLRVTLPGAALVGAAVVCGADAAAQLSSRLLAAVLDSGRLTLPVGALTACLGAALLLVVVRRSPSSTF; from the coding sequence ATGGCCGGGCGGGGTATCTCCCCGGCCGTCGTCTGGGACGTCCTCGGCGGGGGCGGCGATACGACGGAACGGCACATCCTGTTCCAACTCCGGCTGCCCCGGCTGCTGGTGGCCCTCGGTGCGGGGGCGTGCCTCGGTGTGGCGGGCCTGGTGCTGCAGTCGGCGCTGCGCAACCCGCTGGCCGGGCCCGAGGTGACGGGTGTGACTCCGGGCGCGGTGCTCGGAGCCGTCGCCGCGACCGGCCTCGGACTCGCGGGGTGGGAGTCGCCCCTGGCCGTGGTCGTGGCCGCGTGCGTGGGTGGCTGTGCCGGGGCCGCGCTGCTGTGGCTGCTCACCGGACGGGGCCGCAGCGACCCGGCGCAGATCGCCGTGCACGGGGTGCTCGTGTCGGCGGTGCTCGGCGGGCTCACGGCCATGGTGCTGCTCGTCGCGCCCGGTGAGCTGGGCAGCGTCGTGCAGTGGCTCGTGGGCACGACCGAGGGCCGGGTGTGGGAGCACTGGCACCTGCTGTGGCCGTGGGCGCTGGCCTGGGGCGCCGTGGCCTGGCTGCTGGCCGGGCCGCTGACCCTGCTGCGCTGCGGAGACGAACTCGCCCTGGCCGCCGGGCTGTCCTCCGGGCGGGCCCGGACCCTCGCCCTGCTGTGCGCGGTGGCGCTGACGGCGGGTGCGGTGGCAGCCGTAGGGGCGCTGGGGTTCGTCGGGCTGCTCGTACCGCACGTCGCCCTGGCCCTCTTCGGCGCCGACCTGCGGGTGACCCTGCCCGGCGCCGCCCTGGTGGGCGCGGCCGTGGTGTGCGGGGCGGACGCGGCGGCACAGCTGTCCTCGCGGCTGCTGGCGGCCGTACTGGACTCCGGGCGGCTCACGCTGCCGGTCGGGGCCCTCACCGCCTGCCTCGGGGCCGCGCTGCTGCTGGTCGTCGTGCGCCGCTCACCGAGCAGTACGTTCTGA
- a CDS encoding ABC transporter ATP-binding protein yields the protein MTEPLGIRVEGAHFGYPGQPVLRGVDMTVEPGELTALIGLNGCGKSTLLRLAAGLLRPDEGRVLLGADDLARLSRRATARKVALLHQSAPAVPGMTVRQLVRQGRYAARGPLGMLREGDDPVVLRALRDVGVEQWAERDVDALSGGERQRVRLAMALAQDTRVLLLDEPTTYLDLHHQLDVLQTVVRLREERGLTVVMVLHDLAHAARFAERIVALRDGRVVADGTPKEVVTPGLLADVLRVAGRVGQDPEGGWPVCYPDHPLPALEYENHIH from the coding sequence ATGACCGAGCCCCTGGGGATCCGCGTCGAGGGGGCCCACTTCGGCTACCCCGGACAACCCGTGTTGCGGGGAGTCGACATGACCGTCGAGCCGGGTGAGCTGACCGCCCTCATCGGGCTCAACGGCTGTGGAAAATCAACCCTGTTGCGGCTTGCCGCGGGATTGCTGCGGCCGGACGAGGGGCGCGTGCTGCTCGGCGCGGACGACCTCGCCCGGCTCTCCCGGCGCGCCACCGCCCGAAAGGTCGCGCTGCTGCACCAGTCGGCCCCGGCCGTTCCCGGTATGACGGTGCGTCAACTGGTCCGGCAGGGGCGGTACGCGGCGCGCGGCCCGCTCGGCATGCTGCGCGAGGGTGACGACCCCGTCGTACTGCGCGCACTGCGCGATGTCGGGGTGGAGCAGTGGGCCGAGCGTGACGTCGACGCGCTGTCCGGGGGCGAGCGGCAGCGGGTGCGGCTCGCGATGGCGCTCGCCCAGGACACCCGCGTCCTGCTGCTGGACGAGCCGACCACCTATCTGGACCTGCACCACCAGCTCGACGTACTGCAGACCGTGGTCCGCCTGCGTGAGGAACGCGGCCTCACCGTCGTGATGGTGCTGCACGACCTGGCCCACGCCGCCCGGTTCGCCGAACGGATCGTCGCCCTGCGCGACGGCCGCGTGGTGGCCGACGGGACGCCGAAGGAGGTCGTCACGCCGGGGCTGCTCGCGGACGTTCTCCGGGTGGCCGGCCGGGTTGGCCAGGACCCCGAGGGGGGCTGGCCGGTGTGTTACCCAGATCACCCCCTCCCAGCACTAGAATATGAAAATCATATTCATTAG